GCGTGCTGTTCGACCGTCGGCACTTCGCCCTCTTTGAACGGGTCCGACATCCCCGTCCCCCGCTTGTCCAGCAAGATGAGACGACTGAAGGACGCGAGACGGTCCAGGAAACGCGCTACGCGGGGCTCTTCCCACATGTGCTCAATGTGCGAAATCCACCCGTGCATGAACACGAGGTCAGGAGGCCCTGTGCCGATTGTTTGATACGCGATGTGGTAGTCCCCGCTCTTCGCGTACTTCGTCTCTGGGAGAGTCGTCATGGCAGCCTCCAGAACATCTATGGCCGACTACAGCAATTCGCTGGCGTCGTCGGTTCCGCGCGCCGAACGCTCCGCCTCAGCGGCGCGCGCGTCTCGCGCGCGACCGCTGCAGGTGGTAGTTAGCATGAAGGCGTTACCCTCCAAGCCACCGCTGGGACACTCAATCCGCGCGGCGGATCTGGCAGAGGTAGGCGCGGTGGGGGACCGACCCGCTGATCGGGTCGATCGCCGCGTTGCCGATGATGAGGTTGAAGTTGGCGCCCTCCGGACCGAAGGGGTCGTAGCCAGGCGCCCCGATCTCCGGGCAGGCCTGCCACCAACCATGCTGGCCGCAGACAACGCTCGGCTCCAGACTCTCGTTCAGCCGCGCGCGCGCTCGGATGCGCCCCTCCGGGGTCTCGATGGTCACCCAGTCGCCCGGACCGATGTCGCGCTCGGCGGCGGCCGCCGGGTGCAGCTCCACCTCCGGGTCGCGGGCACGCCGCCGCAAGCTCGGCAGGGCGCGGTGCTGGCTCTCGCAGAACTGAGTGTGCTTGGCGCAGGTCAGGATCAACGGATAGCGCTCGGCCAGCTCCGGGCGTGACAGCGGACCGATCAACGGCTCCTCGTGGTCCGGCAGCGGCGGGTAGCCGTGCTCCAGAAACGTCTCGGAGTAGAGCTCGATCTTGCGCGTCGGCGTTGCGAAGCCGTTCGGTACGCCCTCTTTCTGTTCGGCGTACTTTCGATAGCGCGTCTGGAGCGGCACCCGCACCCCCTTCGGGTTCTCGCGGAGCGCCTCGAGCGACACGCCGGACGGGCCGAGCTGGTAGCGGTAGGCTGCCTCGACGTCACCCTCCCAGAAGTGAGCGCCGAGACCGAGACGGCAGGCGAGATCGAACACGATCTCCGTATCGGAACGTGCCTCGCCGCGTGGCTCGACCACCGGCCGCCGCAGTTGCACCAGCGACTGCGCCGCCGGGCTCACGTCGAAGCCGATCTTGAGGCCCTCCCGCTCGAAGGGGGTCGCGACCGGCAGCACGACGTCGGCCAGCTCGGCGGTCGGGTTCATGAACAGGTCGGCGTGGACGTAGAAGTCGAGCGCCGCCAGCGCCGCGCGCCCCCGGTGGACATCGGCGTGGGCGAGGAGCAGATTGGCCCCGAACCCCACCAACCCCCGCACCGCGTAGGGTCGTTGCTCCAGGACGGCGCGGTACACCTCGTCCGTCGTGACATACTCCCAGCGGGACGGGCCCAGAGGGCGCTCTGGCAGGCCGAGCGCTCGGGCGCGCTGCTCTGCCGACAACAGTTCCTCGCCGGCGACGTTCGCGGCCGGCACGCTCGGGAAAAGCACGTTGCCGCCCTGCGCGTCGAAGCTGCCGGTCAAGGTGTAGAGCAGGGAGAGCGCCCGCGCGATCTGGGTGGCGTTGCTGTGCTGCTCGAGGCCGCTCCAGGCGTAGTAGGCGACAGGCCGCGCTTCCCAGAGCAGCCGGGCGGCTCCCGCGACCTGGTCGCGCCTGACCCCGCAGATCGTCTCGACCGCCTCGGGAGAGTAGCGCCGACAGACCTCGGCGCAGAGATCGAAGGCGGGCCGACAGGCGACTTCGCCGGCCGGTGTGCCGATTTCGTACTCGCCGAAGAGGGCCGGCTCGGCGCCGTCCCGCTCGTAGCGTCGGAGCGCTGGGTCATAAAGGAGTGGACGCCGCGTCGCTGCGTCCCAGGCCACGTACTTCCGCGCGCTCCCCTCGGGCGAGAGGTCGCGCTCGGTCAGCAGTCGCCCGTTGTCCGAGCGGACGAGCAGCGGCCCGTTCGTCCAGTCGCGGACGAAGGCGCGGTCGTACCACTCACGCTCGATCATCACGCTGGCGATCCCGAGCGCGAGCGCACCGTCACTGCCGGGCCGCACTCGCAGCCAGACGTCGGCCTTGCTGGCGAACCCGACGCGACGCGGATCGACCACGATCAGGCGAGCGCCGCGCTTGAGCGCCGCCACAGTCGCGGTCGCGTGAGCGAGCCGGGCGAGGCTTGGGTTATACCCCCAGAACAGGATGCAGCCGGCGTTCTCGAGATCCGGCATATGGGCGCCCGCCGTGCCCATGCCTACGCCGTAGGTGTAGCGGGGGGCAAAGCCTCGCCCCCAGCCGCACAGTTCCATCGACCCGCAGAGGTTCGGGCTGCCGAACGCCCGCATCAAGCGCTGGATCCAGGCCACCGAGTCCGCTATCGCCGACGTGGACGGCGAGACCACGCTGAACACGACGCTCTCAGGCCCGTGTCGCTCGGACAGCCGCCGGAGCCCGGTGGCGGTCAGGTCGAGGGCCTCGTCCCAGCTGATCCGTTGCCAGCCCGGGTCCGGATCGCCCTTCGGGCGCGTCCGCTTCCGCGGATAGAGCAGCCGGTCCGGGTGATAGACGAGCTCCGGCGCGGCTCGTCCCTTGGCACAGAGCGCCTGGCCGGTGGGGTGCGACGGATCCGGCTCCAGAGCCACGAAGCGACCATTCTCGACGATGGCGATCGAACCGCACCGCGAGATACACAGCGCACAGTACCCAGGAATCCGCTGGGTGGCGTGCTGGTCCGCTAGCATTGCGATGCCTCCTGCTCGGACTGCCAGCCGGTCGGGTTCCATCACGTCGATGACAGCGCGGAGTTTTCTGACCGCTGCCCACCCGTCCTAACACCTCCCGGTGCATGAAAACGCTCGGTCATCAGTTCACGGGAGCCGCCTCCGTCTAGTCCGGGCCTCTCAATGACCGCCAAGCCGAGCCCTTGCACGCTAACGCGGCGGCTGAGCGGCCGGCGGTCGAGCGCACCTGGCAACGACGAGCGGGCTTCCCGCCGGACCGCTCCAGCCGCTGGTTAGGCAGGCGCCGCGTCCAGGTGGTAGTGAGCGATGGGCCGTCCACGATCCCGAGCAACGTCTGCGCCGGAGCGGGCTCTGTCGCGGGGCGAGGCCCCGCGCCAACCGCTCGGCGCGGTTCGCGCCACGAGGATGGGCTTAGGCACCGAAGATCACCCGCGTGCCCGTCGACGGCATGACGAGCTTCGCCGGCATCTCACGGTGGACTGCGATGATGGTGTTCATGCCCGTGCAGTGCATGGGAATGATGTAGTCGGGGTTGATCTCCTTGAATGCCGCGACGGTCTTGGCGACGATCTCGTCGGGGGCCGGGGCGAGATGGAAGCCGCCCACGATCGCGTGAATCTTTTCGACGCCCGTGGCCTTCTGGATCTGGCGTACCGAGTTGATCACACCGGCGTGGCCGCAGGACGTTATGACGACGAGCCCGCGGTCTTTCACGTGATACGCCGTGGCGTGCTCACCCTGGAAGTTGTCGGGCACCAGCTCGCCAGCCTTGGCCTCGACCTTCATGGCGCCGAAATGGGTCGCCGAGCACGCGGAGTCCATCGCGCCCGCGACGAGGCGGGCGGCGGCCGGCGGCTTCTCGAAGTCGGTCGTCCTCGAAATCTGTCCCGAGGTGATGGCGTGGCCGGCGACCACTGTCGGCTGCTTGGCGAGGACGACTCTGAGACCGCGCGCCTCAAGGCCGGCGCGGTCGAGCTGCCCGCCGTCCAGCGTGGTACCAGCCGGTGTCACCACCATGCGGTGGCAGAAGGTGTCCTCGCCACCCGCATAAAGGGTGAGGCCGGGCTTCAGCTTGCCTTGGGCGACTCTGGCGAGATCCGGCAGGGCGCCGTAGTGGTCGAGGTGACCGTGACTCAGGATCAGCGCGTCGGCCTTCGCCGGCTCCACCTTGAGCACGGCGTAGTTGTTCAGCAGGCTTGTCTCCCGGTAGCCGAAGTCCAACAGGATCTCGCGCCGCTCTGGGCCGCGGATCGATTCGAGGTGGTAGGCGAGACCGTGCTCGGCCAGGAGGGGATGGCCGGCCGGAGGGGGCGTGCGCTGGACGGTGATCGTGTCGAGCTTCCCGCCCTTGGCGAAGATGTCGTAGATGTTGTCGACGACATTGGTCATAACGAGGCGGTCGACCGTGGGCACCGCTCCGCTCTGCGCCAAGGCTGCGCGACTGCCGATACGCGTCACGCCGCCGAGCGCAACCGCGCCACCCGTCACGGCTCCAAGCTTGAGGAACTGGCGTCGGTTCATGGCCCCCTCCTTGTGTTGTGGAGAGCGTACACCATTTACTGCGGCGTCTCCCTCCGGTTAATACCCCTCTGCCTAACGCTCATGTTGAACGGCCGCGGCGAGCGAATGCGAGCCAGCGGTCCGTTCGAACATGTTGTTATGCGGATTGCCGCGTGCCCGGATCGGTGCCGCTATTGCCCAGCCAGCCGTTGCCCGATGAACGCTTTCACCAGGGCGAGCGCACGATCCACGTTGACTCCGGCCGTATTGACAAAGTTGTGGGGAGCGCCAGGCAGTAGCTCCAGCTGAAGCTTGCCGCCCGCAGCTTGATATGCAGCAGCGAATCGCTGCTGCATCTCCGGGCCATTCCCGTCCGCGGTGCCCTGGAGCAACAGCACCGGTGGCACATTGACCGGCTCGCGACGCTGCAAGATGAGCTGCGGATTACCCTCTTGAAGGCTCCCGGGCGGCGAAAAATAGATGTCGAAGCCTTTCAACACTGCATTGTTGCCGGCCTGCTGGTTATACGCGCGTCGACCGAGCGGGTCTGACATCGGGTAGGCGAGGATGATGTAGTCGGGAGTGGCGCTGTCCGGTGCAATCCCCGGCAATGGCAGCGCCGCGTAGCGAGGGTCTGAGGAGCGCATGCTGCTCAGTAAGACGAGATGTCCGCCGCTCGAAGAACCGAACACGCCCACGGCGTGCGGAGAGGCATTGAATCTCGACGCGTTGGCGCGAAGCCAGCGGAGTGCGAAGTGGACGTCCGCAACGGAGTCGGGGTAGTGGTGTTGGGGACTCTGGCGAAAGTCGATGGCGACGACGACTATGCCCATCGCAGCGAGGGCTTTGTTCATGAGCGCGTGTTCATCTCGACGGACATCCTCACGCACCCAGTTTCCGCCATGAACATCCAGGATGGCAGGGAAAGGACCTGTCCCCTCAGGCTGGTAGATGGTGGCCTGGAAGGTCTTCCCGTCGACCTGCAGATAGTCGACATCTCGCGTTTGGACGGCAAGTGGCTCGCTGGCCAAACGAGGTGCTGGCGCCGTAGCTGCCGCCGGGAACGACATGGCTGGCGATGATGGCTGGACGGGCGCCTGGCTACAGCCGGCCAAGCTCAGCACTAGTGACAAGAGCACCCACGGACGGGACCGGGCTGGATCTAAAAGCATGAGACACCCTCCTTCTCGTGTGCGCCGGACAGCACCTGTCGCATAACGCCGTGGTGAGCGGCGCGCCAAGCGCGTCCGCTCCACTGCGAGGTTATGCGCTCCGTCGGCTCCGAGGAGGACAACACGCGCTGTCACTCAATCACCCGGTCCGCTCGTAAGAGCAGGGACGGCGGGATCGTGAGACCGATAGCCTTGGCCGTCTTAACGTTGATAACGAAATCGAACTTGGTTGCCTGCTCGACCGGGATCCCGGCGGGCTTGGCACCCTTGAGAATTTTGTCCACAAAGACGGCCGCGCGGCGATACATTTCGAGAAAATTCACCCCGTAGCCGATCAGGCCGCCAGCTTCGGCTAACTCAATGAATCCAGCCGAGGGGAGCCGATGCTTCGCGGCAAGGTCGGCGATCGCCCTTACGTTGGTGACGAACACCGCGTCCTCCAACACCAAAACCGCGTCAACGCGTCCTTTGGCCATTGCTGAAAAAGCAGCTTGGAGCTCGTTTGGGCCGCGCGCGTCAAATTGTTGCAACCCGATCTTCAACGCGCGGGCTGGATACTCCAGCCCTTGGAGCGCCGGCACGAAGAAGGGATTGTCTGGTTTCACGAGGATCGCCACCTGGGTGATGTGCGGCATGGCAGCCTTGAGCAGCTCGAGGCGTTTCGCCATGAGTTGGGGAAGGAAGTAGGTCGATCCGGTGATGTTCCCGCCCGGCCGCGCGAGGCCAGCGACGATGCCTGCGGCAACGGCGTCGCCGCTGTGCACCATGACGATCGGAATCTTCGTGGTCGCACGCTTGGCCACAAGGGTCCCCGGTGTCCCATAGGTCACAAGGAGGTCGACCTTGAGACAAACCAGCTCGGCCGCCAGGTCAGGGAGCCGACCGTACTTTTCCTCGGCCCAGCGGAACTCAATGACGATGTTCTTGCCCTCCACGTAACCGAGGTCACGAAGGCCCAACCGAAATGCCTCTACCCGGCTCGCCCAACTGGAAGCGGTGGTAGCACCCAGGAATCCAATCCGAGTGACCTTCGCCGCCTGCTGCGCATCGGCGGCGATCGGACCGGTGAGGAGGCCGAGGCTAAGGAGGCCCGCAACGAGGAAGCGTAAAGCGGTCATGCTCACCTTTCGGGTGATCGTAGGCGCTTCAGCATAGCGCACGCAGCGACGACCATGGAAACCCTCCAACCTGCCGACCCCACGCGGTACGCATAACGCTCAGTATCTTGAACTGCGTTATCTGACTGCGTAGTTCTGTATAGCACGACGAACGAGCCCGGCCGGGCTCCGTCGGCACCCGTGTTTCCGCGAACTTGCAGGGCGCGCCTTCGTTCCCTTGCCGTGATACACCGCGAGGCGCTGCAAGATATCACCTGGGCCTCCGCGGCCAACCCGATGTGTTTCCCGGCCTCTGAGCCGGGATTCCCGATATGGACCCATTTTCTCTTCCTCTGACGCTGCTGAGTGAGCCGCGCGCCCTCCGAA
The sequence above is drawn from the Candidatus Methylomirabilota bacterium genome and encodes:
- a CDS encoding molybdopterin-dependent oxidoreductase produces the protein MLADQHATQRIPGYCALCISRCGSIAIVENGRFVALEPDPSHPTGQALCAKGRAAPELVYHPDRLLYPRKRTRPKGDPDPGWQRISWDEALDLTATGLRRLSERHGPESVVFSVVSPSTSAIADSVAWIQRLMRAFGSPNLCGSMELCGWGRGFAPRYTYGVGMGTAGAHMPDLENAGCILFWGYNPSLARLAHATATVAALKRGARLIVVDPRRVGFASKADVWLRVRPGSDGALALGIASVMIEREWYDRAFVRDWTNGPLLVRSDNGRLLTERDLSPEGSARKYVAWDAATRRPLLYDPALRRYERDGAEPALFGEYEIGTPAGEVACRPAFDLCAEVCRRYSPEAVETICGVRRDQVAGAARLLWEARPVAYYAWSGLEQHSNATQIARALSLLYTLTGSFDAQGGNVLFPSVPAANVAGEELLSAEQRARALGLPERPLGPSRWEYVTTDEVYRAVLEQRPYAVRGLVGFGANLLLAHADVHRGRAALAALDFYVHADLFMNPTAELADVVLPVATPFEREGLKIGFDVSPAAQSLVQLRRPVVEPRGEARSDTEIVFDLACRLGLGAHFWEGDVEAAYRYQLGPSGVSLEALRENPKGVRVPLQTRYRKYAEQKEGVPNGFATPTRKIELYSETFLEHGYPPLPDHEEPLIGPLSRPELAERYPLILTCAKHTQFCESQHRALPSLRRRARDPEVELHPAAAAERDIGPGDWVTIETPEGRIRARARLNESLEPSVVCGQHGWWQACPEIGAPGYDPFGPEGANFNLIIGNAAIDPISGSVPHRAYLCQIRRAD
- a CDS encoding ABC transporter substrate-binding protein, which gives rise to MTALRFLVAGLLSLGLLTGPIAADAQQAAKVTRIGFLGATTASSWASRVEAFRLGLRDLGYVEGKNIVIEFRWAEEKYGRLPDLAAELVCLKVDLLVTYGTPGTLVAKRATTKIPIVMVHSGDAVAAGIVAGLARPGGNITGSTYFLPQLMAKRLELLKAAMPHITQVAILVKPDNPFFVPALQGLEYPARALKIGLQQFDARGPNELQAAFSAMAKGRVDAVLVLEDAVFVTNVRAIADLAAKHRLPSAGFIELAEAGGLIGYGVNFLEMYRRAAVFVDKILKGAKPAGIPVEQATKFDFVINVKTAKAIGLTIPPSLLLRADRVIE
- a CDS encoding alpha/beta hydrolase, which gives rise to MSFPAAATAPAPRLASEPLAVQTRDVDYLQVDGKTFQATIYQPEGTGPFPAILDVHGGNWVREDVRRDEHALMNKALAAMGIVVVAIDFRQSPQHHYPDSVADVHFALRWLRANASRFNASPHAVGVFGSSSGGHLVLLSSMRSSDPRYAALPLPGIAPDSATPDYIILAYPMSDPLGRRAYNQQAGNNAVLKGFDIYFSPPGSLQEGNPQLILQRREPVNVPPVLLLQGTADGNGPEMQQRFAAAYQAAGGKLQLELLPGAPHNFVNTAGVNVDRALALVKAFIGQRLAGQ
- a CDS encoding MBL fold metallo-hydrolase — translated: MNRRQFLKLGAVTGGAVALGGVTRIGSRAALAQSGAVPTVDRLVMTNVVDNIYDIFAKGGKLDTITVQRTPPPAGHPLLAEHGLAYHLESIRGPERREILLDFGYRETSLLNNYAVLKVEPAKADALILSHGHLDHYGALPDLARVAQGKLKPGLTLYAGGEDTFCHRMVVTPAGTTLDGGQLDRAGLEARGLRVVLAKQPTVVAGHAITSGQISRTTDFEKPPAAARLVAGAMDSACSATHFGAMKVEAKAGELVPDNFQGEHATAYHVKDRGLVVITSCGHAGVINSVRQIQKATGVEKIHAIVGGFHLAPAPDEIVAKTVAAFKEINPDYIIPMHCTGMNTIIAVHREMPAKLVMPSTGTRVIFGA